The window TAGGTGGTCAGCTCTTCGAGTCCCATAGGGCCGCGGGCGTGGAGCTTGTCGGTGCTGATTCCCATTTCGGCGCCCATGCCGAATTCGCCCCCGTCGGTGAAGCGGGTCGAGGCGTTAACGTAGACCGCTGCCGAATCGACCTCCTTGAGAAAACGGTCGGCGGCCTGGCGATTGGCGGTGATGATGGCGTCCGAGTGGTGGGACCCGTGGCGGTTGATGTGGCTGATGGCCGCCTGCAGCGACGGGACGACGCCGATCGTGAGGATCAGGTCGAGGTATTCGGCGGACCAATCGGCCGCAGTCGCCGGTGCAAAAGCCGGAATAATCGCCCGCGCGGCGGCGTCGGCTCGGATTTCGATGGCGCGTCGCGCGGCCAGCTCCGCGAGCCGGGGGAGAAAAGCGGCGGCAGCCTGTTCATGCACCAGGAGCTTTTCGATGGCGTTGCAGGTCCCGGGGCGTTGGCATTTGGCGTTCTCGGCAATCCGCAGTGCCATGTCGAGATCGGCCGTGGCGTCCACATAGAGATGACACACCCCCTTGTAATGCTTCAGGACGGGGACGCGGGCCTGCTCAACCACGGCGCGGATGAGCGACTCGCCGCCGCGGGGGATGACCACGTCGACACAATCCTCAAGCTGCACGAGTTCGCGCACCGCCTCGCGGTCGGTTGTGGGGATGAGCTGGACGGCGTGGGCGGGCAGGCCCGCGCGGACGCCGCCCGCAGCCAGCGCCTCGGCGATGGCGAGGTTGGAGCGGATCGCCTCCTTGCCGCCGCGCAGGATCACGGCGTTGGAGGTCTTGATGCACAGAACGGCCGCATCGGCGGTGACGTTGGGGCGCGACTCGAAGATGATGGCCACAACGCCGAGGGGGACGCGGCGCTTCTCGATGACGATGCCGTTGGGGCGGGTGCGGCGCCAGATGCGGCGGCCGACGGGGTCAGGGAGCGCGGCGACCTCGCGGACGCCGCCGACCATGGCGTCGAACCGAGCTTCGGTGAGGGTCAGGCGGTCCACCAGCGCGGCGGAGAGACCGGCGGCGCGGCCATCGGCGACATCGGCCGCATTGGCGGCCTGGATGGCGGCGCGGCGGGCGAGGAGCTCGTCGGCCATGGCCAGCAGGATGGCGTTCTTACGGCGGCTGGTGAGGCCGATCAGGGCGCGCGAGGCGGCGAGCGCCCGGTCGCCGATCTGGCGGATGTGGTCATGAAGTGCGGTATCTGACATGGCTGGTGCCTCCCTGGTAAACAATGGATTCATTTCCCTGTTCCCTCCGGCTCCGGGCCAGAGGCGCCGCGCGCGGGTTTTCCCTTTCCCAGGCTCACTGATCCAGAATGCCCTGCGTTTTGGCGAGGCCGGGCCTGCTTTGACAAAGGCCGCCAAGTTTGTTGCGCGCGAAGAGAGCCCCCTGGATCAGGTTGCGGACGCAGTTGTCATCGTTGATCAGGAATCCGGCGGCAGCAGAATCCGTGATGATCAGCCCGGTGAAGACATTGTCCGTGCATTCGGTGTCCGGGATGACGATCCACCGGCCCTCGGGCTGTGCCGCCAGTGGGGCTGCCGAGCTCGTGGCGCTGGTCGACGCCAGGGTATCTGTCGTAGTCACGGCGTCGGCGCTCTTGGGGGGTGTGGGCGCCGTCCAAGGGCCCACGGTATTCGTTGCCGCCTGGGACATGAAGATTCCGTGTTCACGGCTATTGCGGATCGTCACGCCCTGAAACAGGTTTTCACGGGAGTCGCGCATGAAGATTCCGCACCCATTGTCAGTGAGGATGGCATCGGAGATAGTGTTGTTGCTGAACTCGTGATCGAGCGAGAGGCCCGCGCCGTGATTATCATACAGGTACATCCGGGTAAAGAGGCTATCTTCGGTGACATAGGCGGCCAAGCCGTCAAAAAAGTTATCCCATGCCGCGTAGTCGGAGATCGTCAAACGGCGAACGCTTTTCTCGGTGACCAAGCCTCCGGATCGGCACCGGTAGGCGCGGACGCGTTCCACGGATGCATCGCAGACGCTTCGGATGGTGATGCCGTTGTTCCGGATCTCGCTGCCTTCTCCCTCGATGTTCCAGCATTCGACCTGCTGATGGTCGCGATTGCCATCGATATCCACATCGCTCACCCGGAGGTTCCGCGTGATGCGGGTGGGAAAATTGGAGGTCGAGCCCAGAATGAGAACGGGGCAGTTGGCCTCATTGGCCAGACGCAGAATCGTGGCAGATCCGGCGCCGCGGAGTGTCAGGTTGTCTCGGCTCAGGCAGATGGGCTGGTTGACGGTGTAGACGCCCGCTTGCAGGATCACGGTGCCGCCGGTCTCCGGAAGGGTGTCCAACGCCTTCTGGATGTCCGCCGCAGAGGATGTTGGCCCCAAAACGACTTCGCTCACGACTTCATTGACGACGGTACTGACAACAGTGCTGATGCTATCGCTGGCGGCTTCGCTGACGACGTTGCTGACGACTCCGCGTGCGGCTCTTCCCCATGGCCAAGCCCGGGCTGGGCTCGCGCAGAGAAGTGTGATCATCACCAGACCGGTCAAGCGTTTAGCGCTCAGGAATGTTTTCATCTTTTTCATCTTTGCGGAGTTAAAGGCCGGTTTCGCACGAAAAACAGGGAGGCAGGATAGCAACTTTTGGCTTCAAAGGCATCAAGATTATGCGGGCGCTTTCAGGTCAAACGCAGACTCTGAAGCCGCCGTCTGGGTCAGCTTGAGGCTCTTGCAAAACCCCTTGTGGTGCAGGCGTCCCGCCTGCAGAATGTGGAAAAGTCTTGGAATTGCAGGCGAGACGCCTGCACCACTGCCAGTCGGTTCAGGGTTTTGCAAGAGCCTCTCCGGTAAATGATATCCAGCATGATGCCCAGCGGGTCGGAATTAGAGTGGCGTTGTCGCGCTTGACTCCAAGAGTGCCGGACACGAATTCCATGCCGCTACCCATTTGGCCAACAGATCCGTGCTACCGCCGGGGGTGATGTGCGCGAAGTAGGCCTCGTCGCCGAGGGCGGCGACAATCTCATTGCGGCGGTGGGCGAGGGCGGCGGTAACGCGGGTTTCCGTGTCGGGAAAGGCCGAGAGGATCAGCAGTCGGCCGTCGGAAAAGGGCTGACGCCACTCGGGCGGAATGCGCTTGGGCAGAGCCCGTGCCGGGCAGATGATGATGGGCTGCTTGCCGCGAAGCAGGATTCTCAGGCATTCCCGCTCAACGGGCGAGTGAAAGCCGCTGATAATGCAACGCCCGGCATCGCGCCAGTGCGCCGACTGGTCGTAGGCGGCGAGGATGGCGCTGCCGGGACATCGTGCGGAGCAGAAAAGCGCGGTCTTGGGCAGGGCGAGCAGGTCGAGGTTGCCGAGGGCGGTGAGAGAAGATGGGGCGGATAAGCCTAAGCGTGCGGACAAAAACGAAGGGTAGGCCGAGTCGCCTTTGCTGATGATGTAAACTCGGTTACGTTCATTGCCATTGGTGAGCCTCATTGTCACCCCCGCGTCTCGCCTAAAGAGGCATGATGAGTTGCTGTGGTGTCGAAGGATCGATCATCGGGAATGGCGCAACACCCACAATCACCCAAGGGTTAGGGGCTACGTTGTGCCACTGTTGTGTTGTCCCCAGGAAGAAATGAAGAACGCGTTCGACCGGCATTGGCTTCTCCGAATTAGAGGTCGGCCGCTTGCGCTCCGATTCTTTTTCCGACGGCACGGGCGACCCGTGTGCGATGGCAATACTCCGGTTGTGCCTCATAACAGGTCAAGGCTACACACGCGCCGCCCGTGACCCAGGCGGCGATCTGGT is drawn from Lentisphaerota bacterium and contains these coding sequences:
- a CDS encoding glutamate-5-semialdehyde dehydrogenase, which codes for MNPLFTREAPAMSDTALHDHIRQIGDRALAASRALIGLTSRRKNAILLAMADELLARRAAIQAANAADVADGRAAGLSAALVDRLTLTEARFDAMVGGVREVAALPDPVGRRIWRRTRPNGIVIEKRRVPLGVVAIIFESRPNVTADAAVLCIKTSNAVILRGGKEAIRSNLAIAEALAAGGVRAGLPAHAVQLIPTTDREAVRELVQLEDCVDVVIPRGGESLIRAVVEQARVPVLKHYKGVCHLYVDATADLDMALRIAENAKCQRPGTCNAIEKLLVHEQAAAAFLPRLAELAARRAIEIRADAAARAIIPAFAPATAADWSAEYLDLILTIGVVPSLQAAISHINRHGSHHSDAIITANRQAADRFLKEVDSAAVYVNASTRFTDGGEFGMGAEMGISTDKLHARGPMGLEELTTYKYRVTGAGQIR
- a CDS encoding DNA-binding protein, whose protein sequence is MRLTNGNERNRVYIISKGDSAYPSFLSARLGLSAPSSLTALGNLDLLALPKTALFCSARCPGSAILAAYDQSAHWRDAGRCIISGFHSPVERECLRILLRGKQPIIICPARALPKRIPPEWRQPFSDGRLLILSAFPDTETRVTAALAHRRNEIVAALGDEAYFAHITPGGSTDLLAKWVAAWNSCPALLESSATTPL